From the genome of Amycolatopsis sp. NBC_01488, one region includes:
- a CDS encoding AfsR/SARP family transcriptional regulator encodes MYFELLGTVRVRRDGERVDLGGLRQQRLLVLLLLSANRVVGADRLLEAMWDGEPPVTARRQLHNAVAALRRSFGPAKHLVVKDGPGYRITVDPQDVDAHRFTAMVASAAAAAADGRAAAAVEALEGALALWNGPALSGLHNPVFEIAAARLEENRLTATERLVGLRLDGGEAAALVPQLGELVSRHPLREETRKLLMLALHRCGRTADALNAYEQGRRMLRDELGVDPGASIRELYERILRDDRPKRRPEPAPGRSFLPYDTAHFTGRAEDLRFLSVSRSAGTALSILAIDGMAGAGKTTLAVRLAHQLAHRFPEGHLYIDLHGHTTGQEPLEPDAALERLLLDFGLAPDRIPRDSRQRAARWRAEVAERRVLVVLDNALDARQVRPLLPGTGKAQVIITSRRRLVGLDGVTSRSLDVFPPADAAALFARIAGTDRTAARPDAVAEVVALCGHLPLAVAIAACRFHNRPAWSLDDLVFRLRDRVTRLAELSLDDRSVEARFEVSYERLSAGQRRLFRALGAFAGEELDAADAARLLGQPVPEAERLLEELVDAHVLRQRAAGRYHFHDLVREHARAKAREHEVLLSSFGRTTLPSVGELECSLG; translated from the coding sequence ATGTACTTCGAGTTGCTCGGCACCGTGCGGGTCCGGCGGGACGGGGAGCGCGTGGACCTCGGCGGGCTCCGCCAGCAGCGGCTGCTCGTGCTGCTGCTGCTCAGCGCGAACCGGGTGGTCGGCGCCGACCGGCTGCTGGAGGCCATGTGGGACGGTGAGCCGCCGGTGACCGCGCGAAGACAGCTGCACAACGCCGTCGCCGCGCTGAGACGCAGCTTCGGCCCGGCCAAGCACCTCGTCGTCAAGGACGGTCCCGGCTACCGCATCACCGTCGACCCGCAGGACGTCGACGCGCACCGGTTCACCGCGATGGTCGCGTCGGCCGCCGCCGCGGCGGCCGACGGACGTGCCGCCGCGGCCGTCGAAGCACTGGAGGGGGCGCTCGCCCTGTGGAACGGGCCGGCGCTGTCGGGGCTGCACAACCCGGTGTTCGAGATCGCCGCCGCGCGGCTCGAGGAGAACCGGCTGACCGCGACCGAACGGCTCGTCGGGCTGCGCCTGGACGGCGGCGAGGCGGCGGCGCTGGTGCCGCAGCTGGGCGAGCTCGTCTCGCGGCACCCGCTGCGGGAGGAGACGCGGAAGCTGCTGATGCTGGCGCTGCACCGGTGCGGCCGCACGGCCGACGCGCTCAACGCGTACGAACAGGGCCGCCGGATGCTGCGCGACGAGCTCGGCGTCGACCCCGGCGCGAGCATCCGCGAGCTGTACGAACGGATCCTGCGCGACGACCGGCCGAAGCGGCGGCCCGAGCCCGCGCCGGGCCGGTCGTTCCTGCCGTACGACACCGCGCACTTCACCGGCCGCGCCGAAGACCTGCGGTTCCTGTCGGTGAGCCGGTCGGCGGGGACCGCGCTGAGCATCCTGGCGATCGACGGCATGGCCGGTGCCGGCAAGACGACGCTGGCCGTCCGGCTCGCCCACCAGCTGGCGCACCGGTTTCCCGAAGGGCACCTCTACATCGACCTGCACGGGCACACGACGGGCCAGGAGCCGCTCGAGCCGGACGCGGCGCTGGAGCGGCTGCTGCTCGACTTCGGGCTCGCGCCGGACCGGATCCCGAGGGACAGCAGGCAGCGCGCGGCGCGCTGGCGCGCGGAGGTCGCCGAGCGGCGGGTGCTCGTGGTGCTGGACAACGCCCTCGACGCGCGGCAGGTCCGGCCGCTGCTGCCGGGCACGGGCAAGGCGCAGGTGATCATCACGAGCCGGCGTCGCCTGGTGGGTCTCGACGGGGTGACGTCCCGGTCGCTGGACGTGTTCCCGCCGGCGGACGCGGCGGCGTTGTTCGCCCGGATCGCGGGAACGGACCGCACGGCGGCGCGGCCGGACGCGGTCGCGGAGGTCGTGGCGCTCTGCGGGCACCTGCCCCTGGCGGTCGCGATCGCGGCGTGCCGGTTCCACAACCGGCCGGCGTGGTCGCTCGACGACCTGGTGTTCCGGCTGCGCGACCGCGTCACGCGGCTCGCCGAGCTGAGCCTGGACGACCGCAGCGTGGAGGCCCGGTTCGAGGTGTCCTACGAGCGGTTGTCCGCCGGGCAGCGCCGGCTGTTCCGCGCGCTGGGCGCGTTCGCCGGCGAGGAGCTCGACGCGGCCGACGCGGCACGGCTGCTGGGCCAGCCGGTGCCGGAGGCCGAGCGGTTGCTGGAGGAGCTGGTCGACGCCCACGTGCTGCGCCAGCGGGCCGCGGGGCGCTACCACTTCCACGACCTGGTCCGCGAGCACGCGCGGGCGAAGGCGCGGGAGCACGAGGTGCTGCTGTCGAGCTTCGGCCGCACCACGCTGCCGTCCGTCGGGGAGCTGGAGTGCAGCCTCGGCTGA
- a CDS encoding MarR family winged helix-turn-helix transcriptional regulator, whose translation MSQDGVDLKTSLGYLLKEASSALRVAMEEVLRPLGMSVTHYSCLELLAQRPGLSNSELARGAFVTRQSMNVLLQALERDGYVTRPAAAPVGKALPTRLTPRGRRSLEKASAAVRSVEVRMLAGLTEDERSAAFRILRSMIGSLRDSGA comes from the coding sequence ATGAGTCAAGACGGTGTCGACCTGAAGACGTCACTGGGCTACCTGCTGAAGGAGGCGTCGAGCGCCCTGCGCGTGGCCATGGAGGAGGTGCTGCGGCCGCTCGGGATGAGCGTGACGCACTACTCCTGCCTCGAGCTGCTGGCCCAACGGCCGGGCCTGTCGAACTCCGAGCTCGCGCGGGGCGCGTTCGTGACCCGGCAGTCGATGAACGTGCTGCTCCAGGCCCTGGAACGAGACGGCTACGTGACCAGGCCCGCGGCGGCACCGGTCGGGAAGGCGCTGCCCACGCGGCTCACGCCTCGCGGCAGGCGGAGCCTGGAGAAGGCGAGCGCGGCGGTCCGGTCCGTCGAGGTCCGGATGCTGGCCGGCCTGACCGAGGACGAGCGGTCGGCCGCGTTCCGGATCCTGCGGAGCATGATCGGTTCCCTGCGCGACAGCGGCGCCTAG
- a CDS encoding IS110 family transposase has product MTKSSARDEVLYLRAAGVDVGKRFVMACVRTPDPRRAGRWLLETERFDTTAGAIRDLRDWLTEHAVEIVALEATSDYWRAVYYPLQDAGLNLMLVNPAHLRGIKGRKTDPSDAAFLARAAASGMVLASFVPDRAIRELRELTRRRTEIRADRGREIQRLEKELEDSGLKLTSVLTDVTGVSSRRILAALIDGERDPATLAELALSHARAKIPALTVALEGTFTDHHAFMCRHFLTQIDHLAELVTELDMRIADLMRDRDRDLNNLDTIPGIGRTAAEIIISETGGDMAPFATAAHLASWIGVCPGLNESAGVNKSGHTRHGNANLKRILGTAAMAAIKQKNSYYAVYYRRLAARRGRQRALVAVMHKLTIAIWHILTDKVTHHDLGADYFTRRDPQRTMHQIVKQANALGMTVRFDPIPA; this is encoded by the coding sequence ATGACAAAATCGTCGGCGCGGGACGAGGTGCTGTACCTGCGCGCTGCGGGTGTGGATGTCGGCAAACGGTTCGTGATGGCATGCGTACGCACCCCGGACCCGCGCCGGGCAGGCCGATGGCTGCTGGAGACCGAACGGTTCGACACCACCGCCGGGGCCATCCGGGACCTGCGTGACTGGCTGACCGAACACGCAGTCGAAATCGTTGCCCTGGAAGCCACCTCGGACTACTGGCGTGCGGTGTATTACCCGCTGCAGGACGCCGGGCTGAACCTGATGCTGGTCAACCCCGCCCACCTGCGCGGGATCAAGGGCCGCAAGACCGACCCATCGGATGCGGCGTTCCTGGCCCGCGCCGCCGCCTCGGGAATGGTGCTGGCCTCCTTCGTACCCGACCGCGCGATCCGCGAACTGCGGGAACTGACCCGCCGCCGCACCGAAATCCGCGCCGACCGCGGCCGCGAAATCCAACGACTGGAAAAAGAACTCGAGGACAGCGGCCTCAAACTGACCAGCGTCCTGACCGACGTCACCGGAGTCAGCTCGCGGCGGATCCTGGCCGCATTGATCGACGGCGAACGCGACCCCGCCACACTGGCCGAGCTGGCCCTCAGCCACGCCCGCGCCAAGATCCCCGCCCTCACCGTGGCGCTGGAGGGCACGTTCACCGACCACCACGCTTTCATGTGCCGGCACTTCCTCACCCAGATCGACCACCTCGCCGAACTGGTCACCGAACTGGACATGCGGATCGCCGACCTGATGCGCGACCGCGACCGGGACCTGAACAACCTCGACACCATCCCCGGCATCGGGCGCACCGCCGCCGAGATCATCATCAGCGAGACCGGTGGAGACATGGCCCCGTTCGCCACCGCCGCGCACCTGGCCTCCTGGATCGGCGTCTGCCCCGGCCTCAACGAATCGGCCGGGGTGAACAAATCCGGCCACACCCGCCACGGCAACGCCAACCTCAAACGCATCCTCGGTACCGCCGCCATGGCCGCGATCAAGCAAAAGAACTCCTACTACGCCGTCTACTACCGGCGCCTCGCCGCCCGCCGCGGCCGGCAACGAGCCCTGGTCGCCGTCATGCACAAACTCACCATCGCGATCTGGCACATCCTGACCGACAAGGTCACCCACCACGACCTGGGCGCCGACTACTTCACCCGCCGCGACCCCCAGCGCACCATGCACCAGATCGTCAAGCAGGCCAACGCCCTGGGCATGACCGTCCGCTTCGACCCGATCCCAGCCTGA
- a CDS encoding VOC family protein, protein MPATGPDFLSLQARDLDASQAFYEQYLGLVRSPAGPPHAVVFETKPIAFALRDVLPGTDLGSVAQPGIGAAIWLHATDVQAIHDALVADGHRIVSAPIDGPFGRTFTFADPDGYHVTLHDRA, encoded by the coding sequence ATGCCCGCCACCGGCCCCGACTTCCTCTCGCTCCAAGCGCGCGACCTCGACGCTTCGCAGGCGTTCTACGAGCAGTACCTCGGCCTCGTCCGCTCGCCGGCCGGACCGCCGCACGCCGTCGTCTTCGAGACGAAGCCGATCGCGTTCGCACTCCGCGACGTCCTTCCCGGCACCGATCTCGGCTCCGTCGCCCAGCCCGGCATCGGTGCCGCGATCTGGCTCCACGCCACCGACGTCCAGGCCATTCACGACGCGCTCGTCGCCGACGGTCACCGGATCGTCTCCGCGCCGATCGACGGCCCCTTCGGCCGGACGTTCACCTTCGCCGACCCCGACGGCTACCACGTCACGCTCCACGACCGCGCCTGA
- a CDS encoding class I adenylate-forming enzyme family protein has translation MEFTHKTVLSPHLRARVLADPAIGGGNLLPAMLKLNPVPDEPFIHSLTPIPDTDGGTRHWFSLRDLDHLVQSWSVWYLERGVRPRDRVAVFPPDSIQYFLHLSALAQIGAISMLINSNAKRDSAVALIERSGAIGLYTDQERLDRIAPDLDRLNLKWVHTGQDGPPSAVLPDADRFRHHPDDPVGLMHSSGTTGLPKPVIHTHKTIVDGPKWRAVNYQEQPDALILNALPQSHQGCVSFNAYAVLGGQPMVVHRDVSGAELAEAVETHRPTMVMAFGHAYPELAAIETPRGALDSVNIWVSMADAIHERHLKNILGRRSAERPPAAFLDRLGTTELGWGVLMQPRTLATERNDRCVGKSVGFAEVAIVRENGTLAEPYEYGFLGAKPPSMTVGYWGNQDTYYRSKLAGYWLTGDVAYRDEEGNFYQVDRAVDVVDTAAGPGYSVLMEELILNEVAGVEDCTVVAGGYRGEKVAVAVVTGRDVDAEKVLFAANEALRAHGKPELSVVEVASGADDFPLGVTGKSLKRFLRDKYKDLAVHVRDRRGKNLATSDALA, from the coding sequence ATGGAGTTCACCCACAAGACCGTCCTGAGCCCGCACCTGCGCGCCCGGGTGCTCGCCGATCCGGCCATCGGCGGCGGGAACCTGCTGCCCGCCATGCTGAAGCTCAACCCCGTCCCGGACGAGCCCTTCATCCACTCGCTCACGCCGATCCCGGACACCGACGGCGGGACGAGGCACTGGTTCAGCCTGCGGGACCTCGACCACCTCGTGCAGAGCTGGTCGGTCTGGTACCTCGAGCGGGGCGTGCGGCCGCGCGACCGGGTCGCCGTCTTCCCGCCGGACTCCATCCAGTACTTCCTGCACCTCTCGGCGCTCGCGCAGATCGGCGCCATCTCGATGCTGATCAACAGCAACGCGAAGCGGGACAGCGCCGTCGCCCTGATCGAGCGCAGCGGGGCCATCGGCCTCTACACCGACCAGGAGCGCCTCGACCGGATCGCCCCGGACCTCGACCGCCTGAACCTGAAGTGGGTCCACACCGGCCAGGACGGGCCGCCGTCGGCCGTGCTGCCCGACGCCGACCGGTTCCGGCACCACCCGGACGACCCCGTCGGCCTCATGCACTCCTCCGGCACGACCGGCCTGCCGAAGCCCGTCATCCACACCCACAAGACCATTGTGGACGGTCCGAAGTGGCGGGCGGTCAACTACCAGGAGCAGCCCGACGCGCTCATCCTGAACGCGCTTCCCCAGTCACACCAGGGTTGCGTGTCGTTCAACGCCTACGCCGTGCTGGGCGGCCAGCCGATGGTCGTCCACCGGGACGTCTCCGGTGCCGAGCTCGCCGAGGCCGTCGAGACGCACCGGCCGACCATGGTGATGGCGTTCGGGCACGCCTACCCGGAGCTCGCCGCCATCGAGACGCCGAGGGGCGCGCTCGACTCGGTGAACATCTGGGTGTCCATGGCGGACGCCATCCACGAGCGGCACCTGAAGAACATCCTCGGCCGCCGGTCGGCGGAACGCCCGCCCGCCGCGTTCCTCGACCGGCTCGGCACCACCGAGCTGGGCTGGGGCGTGCTCATGCAGCCGCGGACCCTGGCGACCGAGCGCAACGACCGCTGCGTCGGCAAGTCGGTCGGGTTCGCCGAGGTCGCGATCGTGCGGGAGAACGGCACGCTCGCCGAACCCTACGAATACGGCTTCCTGGGCGCGAAGCCGCCGTCGATGACCGTCGGGTACTGGGGCAACCAGGACACCTACTACCGCAGCAAGCTCGCCGGCTACTGGCTGACCGGGGACGTCGCCTACCGGGACGAAGAAGGCAACTTCTACCAGGTCGACCGCGCGGTCGACGTCGTCGACACGGCCGCCGGGCCCGGTTACTCGGTGCTGATGGAGGAACTGATCCTCAACGAGGTCGCCGGCGTCGAGGACTGCACCGTCGTGGCCGGCGGCTACCGCGGCGAGAAGGTCGCCGTGGCCGTCGTGACCGGCCGGGACGTCGACGCCGAGAAGGTGCTGTTCGCGGCCAACGAAGCCCTGCGGGCCCACGGGAAGCCCGAGCTGTCCGTCGTCGAGGTCGCCTCCGGTGCCGACGACTTCCCGCTCGGGGTCACCGGCAAGTCGCTCAAGCGCTTCCTCCGGGACAAGTACAAGGACCTCGCCGTCCACGTCCGTGACCGCCGGGGCAAGAACCTCGCGACGAGCGACGCGCTCGCGTGA
- the aroF gene encoding 3-deoxy-7-phosphoheptulonate synthase, which yields MTSREETIAVTHQDLLLVFDETVTRARVDGWLRYLESAGTPTQAYRLGASHVLPVSGVDDADLLAAAAGLPSPTRRVPRGGEAWLGRRELRPAGTEVTLGPTTIGDGSVAVIAGPCAVETSEQMLATAELVAEHGAVALRGGVFKPRTSPHSFQGLGFGGLELLVEARKRTGLPFVTEVVDAEHVKRLAEVVDGFQIGARNMQNFALLSAVGQSGLPVVLKRGFGCTVEETLAAGEYLLLEGNDQVVLCERGIRTFEPSARFTLDLTAVALWKQRTHLPVIVDPSHSGGRPELVEPLSLAAVAAGADALLIDVHVRPEEALCDAKQALRPEQFAGLMTRLAGAAAGLGRTLQKR from the coding sequence GTGACCTCCCGAGAAGAGACGATCGCCGTGACGCACCAAGACCTCCTGCTCGTGTTCGACGAGACCGTGACCCGCGCCCGGGTCGACGGCTGGCTGCGGTACCTGGAGTCCGCCGGTACGCCGACGCAGGCGTACCGCCTCGGCGCGAGCCACGTCCTGCCCGTGTCCGGAGTGGACGACGCCGACCTGCTCGCCGCGGCGGCGGGCCTGCCGTCGCCGACCCGGCGCGTGCCGCGGGGCGGCGAGGCGTGGCTGGGCCGCCGCGAGCTGCGCCCGGCCGGGACCGAGGTCACCCTCGGCCCGACGACGATCGGCGACGGCTCGGTCGCGGTGATCGCCGGCCCGTGCGCGGTCGAGACGTCCGAGCAGATGCTCGCCACGGCGGAGCTGGTGGCCGAGCACGGCGCCGTCGCGCTGCGGGGCGGGGTCTTCAAGCCGCGGACGTCACCGCATTCGTTCCAGGGGCTCGGGTTCGGCGGTCTGGAGCTGCTCGTCGAGGCGCGGAAGCGGACCGGCTTGCCGTTCGTCACCGAGGTCGTCGACGCGGAGCACGTCAAGCGGCTGGCCGAGGTCGTCGACGGCTTCCAGATCGGCGCGCGGAACATGCAGAACTTCGCGCTGCTGAGCGCGGTGGGCCAGAGCGGCCTGCCGGTCGTGCTCAAGCGCGGGTTCGGCTGCACCGTCGAGGAGACGCTCGCCGCCGGGGAGTACCTGCTGCTCGAAGGCAACGACCAGGTCGTGCTGTGCGAACGCGGCATCCGCACGTTCGAGCCGTCGGCGCGGTTCACGCTCGACCTGACGGCGGTGGCGCTGTGGAAGCAGCGCACCCACCTGCCGGTGATCGTCGACCCGAGCCACTCGGGTGGCCGGCCGGAGCTGGTGGAGCCGCTGTCGCTCGCCGCGGTCGCGGCCGGGGCGGACGCGCTGCTGATCGACGTGCACGTCCGGCCGGAAGAGGCCCTGTGCGACGCGAAGCAGGCGTTGCGGCCGGAGCAGTTCGCCGGGCTGATGACCCGGCTCGCCGGCGCCGCCGCCGGGCTGGGCCGGACCCTGCAGAAGCGCTGA
- a CDS encoding FAD/NAD(P)-binding protein: MGDVFGETSEIAVVGLGPRGLSVAERLSANAHALVPRGRRLVVHLVDPRLADGGQVWRSTQDRLLLMNTVASQVTMFVDETVDCAGPVVRGPSLYEWARSIALLGSPDVPDAVRAEAGALGPDDYPSRAFYGSYLRWTRRRITRTEPSVRFVAHQARAVDVRDARDGRQDVRLDDGTTVGGLAAVVLALGHQPHELTPAEAELSRYAERHGLRYVPPGNPADEPTGDVPAGEPVLLRGMGLNFFDHLALFTLGRGGEFTRGPGGALTYVPSGREPRLVAGSRRGVPYQARARNEKGASGRHEPRFLTGEVIARLPHGADFRRDVWPLIDQEVRTVFHAAQVRERGCDAGEFTEAFAAAGPADVPLDGDPLAVRETEAQRIILAKFGLDRSWDWRHVAAPYSAADLASTAAFRAWLRSSVDTELAEARKGNVTGPLKAATDVLRDLRNEIRLAVDHGGISGASYRDDLRRWYMPLNAYLSIGPPAERVEQFGALLDAGVLEVLGPDLRIGGVDGRFAARSAACPDVVVRAKTLIEARLPDTDLRRTTDPLLRALLARGECRPYRIGEFETGGLAVTRRPYHVLDARDRPHPRRFAFGVPTEAVHWVTAAGIRPGVNSVILGDADAIARSCLRIAVARDDLERTA; encoded by the coding sequence GTGGGAGACGTGTTCGGGGAGACGTCGGAGATCGCCGTGGTCGGGCTCGGCCCGCGCGGACTGTCGGTCGCGGAACGGCTGAGCGCCAACGCGCACGCGCTCGTGCCGCGCGGCCGGCGCCTCGTGGTGCACCTCGTCGACCCGCGGCTGGCCGACGGCGGCCAGGTGTGGCGCAGTACGCAGGACCGCTTGCTGCTGATGAACACCGTCGCTTCGCAGGTGACGATGTTCGTCGACGAGACCGTCGACTGCGCGGGCCCGGTCGTGCGCGGCCCGAGCCTGTACGAGTGGGCGCGCTCGATCGCCCTGCTCGGCAGCCCGGACGTGCCCGACGCCGTCCGCGCCGAAGCCGGGGCGCTGGGCCCGGACGACTACCCGTCGCGGGCGTTCTACGGCAGCTACCTGCGCTGGACGCGGCGGCGGATCACCCGGACCGAGCCGTCGGTGCGGTTCGTGGCCCACCAGGCGCGGGCCGTCGACGTCCGGGACGCCCGCGACGGCCGGCAGGACGTCCGGCTGGACGACGGCACGACCGTCGGCGGGCTGGCCGCCGTCGTGCTCGCGCTGGGGCACCAGCCGCACGAGCTCACCCCGGCCGAAGCGGAGCTGAGCCGGTACGCCGAGCGGCACGGCCTGCGGTACGTGCCGCCGGGCAACCCGGCCGACGAGCCGACCGGCGACGTGCCCGCGGGGGAGCCGGTGCTCCTGCGCGGGATGGGGCTGAACTTCTTCGACCACCTGGCCCTGTTCACGCTCGGGCGCGGCGGCGAGTTCACCCGCGGGCCGGGCGGCGCGCTGACGTACGTGCCGTCCGGCCGGGAGCCGCGGCTGGTCGCCGGGTCGCGCCGCGGGGTCCCGTACCAGGCCCGGGCCCGCAACGAGAAGGGCGCGTCCGGCCGGCACGAGCCGCGGTTCCTCACCGGCGAGGTGATCGCGCGGCTGCCGCACGGCGCCGACTTCCGCCGGGACGTCTGGCCGCTGATCGACCAGGAGGTCCGCACGGTCTTCCACGCGGCCCAGGTGCGGGAGCGGGGGTGCGACGCCGGGGAGTTCACCGAGGCGTTCGCCGCGGCCGGCCCCGCCGACGTGCCGCTCGACGGCGACCCCTTGGCGGTGCGGGAAACCGAGGCCCAGCGGATCATCCTGGCCAAGTTCGGGCTCGACCGGAGCTGGGACTGGCGGCACGTCGCCGCGCCCTACTCGGCCGCCGACCTCGCCTCGACGGCGGCCTTCCGCGCGTGGCTGCGGTCCTCTGTGGACACCGAGCTGGCGGAGGCGCGCAAGGGCAACGTGACCGGCCCGCTCAAGGCGGCCACGGACGTCCTGCGGGACCTGCGCAACGAGATCCGGCTGGCCGTCGACCACGGGGGCATCTCCGGCGCGTCCTACCGCGACGACCTGCGGCGCTGGTACATGCCGCTCAACGCGTACCTGTCGATCGGGCCGCCCGCCGAACGGGTCGAGCAGTTCGGCGCGCTGCTGGACGCGGGCGTGCTCGAAGTGCTCGGCCCGGACCTGCGGATCGGGGGCGTGGACGGCCGGTTCGCCGCGCGGTCGGCCGCGTGCCCCGACGTCGTCGTCCGGGCGAAGACGCTGATCGAGGCCCGGCTGCCGGACACCGACCTGCGGCGCACGACGGACCCGCTGCTGCGCGCGCTGCTCGCCCGCGGGGAGTGCCGTCCGTACCGCATCGGGGAGTTCGAGACCGGCGGCCTGGCGGTCACGCGGCGGCCGTACCACGTGCTGGACGCCCGCGACCGGCCCCACCCGCGGCGGTTCGCGTTCGGCGTGCCGACGGAGGCCGTGCACTGGGTGACGGCGGCGGGCATCCGGCCCGGCGTCAACTCGGTGATCCTCGGCGACGCGGACGCCATCGCGCGCTCGTGCCTGCGGATCGCCGTGGCTCGGGACGACCTGGAGAGGACCGCATGA
- a CDS encoding class-II fumarase/aspartase family protein, with protein sequence MSELLAPAWAATGAGALVDDHALLTAMLDTEVALAEAQAELGVIPETAAKAIRAVTVADLDAEAIAAGVRETANPVVAFVAGLTAAVDPAAAEYVHRGSTSQDILDTALMLLCAATLDRVERDLLVTAGHLAGHVRAHRDTPMAGRTLTQHAVPVTFGLKAATWLHLVLDAVDRVRRARADLPVSLGGAAGTLAAYEEYGPGSLVLPDLVARRLGLALQTLPWHGIRTPIADVAAALLVTAGALGKIAADVLVLSRTEIGEVAEERAPGRGASSAMPQKHNPVFATLVATAARQLPPLAVVLFGSMTAEDERSSGGWHAEWQPLREALRSTAGAAANAVRLAETVRVRPEAMAANLRLTRGAIVSERVNAVLAPKLGKAAAKRLLTEATAEAERTGADLADLLDVSPGLLDPAAYTGLAGPLADRALARFEREERR encoded by the coding sequence ATGAGCGAGCTGCTCGCCCCCGCGTGGGCCGCGACCGGTGCCGGCGCACTCGTCGACGACCACGCGCTGCTGACCGCGATGCTCGACACCGAGGTCGCCCTCGCCGAGGCACAAGCCGAGCTGGGCGTGATCCCCGAGACCGCCGCCAAGGCCATCCGGGCCGTCACCGTCGCCGATCTCGACGCCGAGGCCATCGCCGCCGGGGTGCGCGAGACGGCGAACCCGGTGGTGGCGTTCGTCGCCGGGCTCACCGCCGCGGTCGACCCGGCCGCCGCCGAGTACGTGCACCGCGGCAGCACCAGCCAGGACATCCTGGACACGGCGTTGATGCTGCTCTGCGCGGCCACCCTCGACCGCGTCGAGCGGGACCTCCTGGTGACCGCCGGGCACCTCGCCGGGCACGTCCGGGCGCACCGGGACACGCCCATGGCCGGGCGCACGCTGACCCAGCACGCCGTGCCGGTGACGTTCGGGCTCAAGGCGGCGACCTGGCTGCACCTGGTGCTCGACGCCGTCGACCGCGTGCGGCGGGCGCGGGCGGACCTGCCGGTGTCGCTCGGTGGTGCGGCCGGGACGCTCGCCGCCTACGAGGAATACGGCCCCGGCTCGCTGGTGCTGCCGGACCTGGTCGCGCGCCGGCTCGGCCTCGCCCTGCAAACCCTGCCCTGGCACGGGATCCGCACGCCGATCGCGGACGTCGCGGCCGCACTGCTCGTCACCGCGGGTGCGCTCGGCAAGATCGCCGCGGACGTCCTCGTGCTGTCGCGCACCGAGATCGGCGAGGTCGCCGAGGAGCGGGCGCCGGGGCGCGGGGCGTCTTCGGCCATGCCGCAGAAGCACAACCCGGTCTTCGCGACGCTGGTGGCGACTGCGGCCCGGCAGCTGCCGCCGCTCGCCGTCGTGCTGTTCGGCTCGATGACGGCCGAGGACGAACGCTCGTCGGGCGGCTGGCACGCGGAGTGGCAGCCACTGCGGGAGGCCTTGCGCAGCACGGCCGGTGCTGCCGCGAACGCCGTCCGGCTGGCCGAGACGGTGCGGGTGCGGCCCGAGGCGATGGCGGCGAACCTGCGGCTCACCCGGGGCGCAATCGTCTCCGAGCGCGTCAACGCCGTGCTGGCCCCGAAACTCGGCAAGGCGGCGGCCAAGCGCCTGCTGACCGAAGCCACCGCCGAAGCCGAGCGCACCGGCGCGGACCTGGCCGACCTGCTCGACGTTTCCCCCGGCCTGCTGGACCCGGCGGCCTACACCGGGCTCGCCGGCCCCCTGGCCGACCGGGCCCTGGCCCGCTTCGAACGCGAGGAGCGACGATGA